The Elaeis guineensis isolate ETL-2024a chromosome 13, EG11, whole genome shotgun sequence genome includes a region encoding these proteins:
- the LOC105056283 gene encoding uncharacterized protein: MPEHREKQPDLTLSPSFGEAQEEITTIHRESPHQIPPADRPDEEGADDDDSSDDFEFTFVGRDPVADASITADEILSNGRILPAYPVFDRSLLLSTVGEPATGVEEGVPLRRLVMEDRSSSSFEAVGEYCAWSPRSAPQTPERCKKSASTGSARRWRLRDLVVGRSHSDGKEKFVFIAASPSPPSMDKTKNSHANPKAANAPAKRAGRATELDLATAHRLYYGKGNGEKVKGGRRSFLPYRQELVGLFANVNGFSRTHHPC, translated from the coding sequence ATGCCGGAACACCGAGAGAAGCAGCCCGACCTCACGCTCTCCCCCAGCTTCGGCGAGGCCCAGGAGGAGATCACCACCATCCATCGGGAATCCCCTCATCAGATCCCCCCTGCCGATCGCCCCGATGAGGAGGGCGCCGACGACGACGACTCCAGCGACGATTTCGAGTTCACCTTCGTGGGGAGGGACCCGGTGGCGGACGCCTCCATCACGGCCGATGAGATCTTATCCAACGGCCGCATCCTTCCCGCCTACCCGGTCTTTGACCGcagcctcctcctctccaccgtcGGCGAACCGGCGACGGGGGTAGAGGAGGGGGTCCCCCTCCGGCGGCTCGTGATGGAGGACCGGAGCTCCTCGTCGTTTGAGGCGGTAGGGGAGTATTGTGCGTGGTCGCCGCGGTCGGCGCCGCAGACACCAGAGCGCTGCAAGAAGAGCGCCTCCACTGGGTCGGCCCGGCGGTGGCGGCTCCGGGACCTGGTAGTGGGGCGGAGTCACAGCGACGGGAAGGAGAAGTTCGTCTTCATAGCGGCGTCGCCGTCGCCTCCATCGATGGATAAGACCAAAAACTCTCATGCTAACCCTAAGGCAGCGAATGCGCCGGCAAAGAGAGCGGGTCGGGCGACGGAGTTGGATCTGGCTACCGCCCACCGGCTGTACTACGGGAAGGGGAACGGGGAGAAGGTGAAAGGCGGGCGGCGGTCATTCTTACCTTATCGGCAGGAGCTGGTCGGATTATTCGCCAATGTGAACGGCTTCAGCAGGACGCATCACCCCTGCTAA